The Desulfobulbaceae bacterium DB1 genome segment CAAATTTCTTCCGCTCACTGTTCCATTCATAACCCGATCCCAACCAGATTTCCTCCACCTGATCAATATCAATGCCGAGCGTCATGATTTCGTTGAACACATCATAAACCGTCAGAATTTCCTCGTCACTGATGCGACCATCGGCATTTGCATCAGCCCAGTGAAAACCGGTCAGCTTGACCGTCGCATTGCCCTGCACGGGGCCGGGGCGTCCGGATCCTTTTGACACCGATACCGTGCCGGCAAATTGCACCGCGGGCTCCTGTGTCGGCGCAAGTTTCACCGTATAGGCAAACACCTGCCGGCCGTCAATTTTCAGCAGCCATTTGACCTCGCCGGTCTTGGGGTCATAGGCGGAATAGGGAGGAACCGAGGAAAGCAGCTTGCTGCCGGCAGGGAGTTTTTCCTTGACGATAAGGGAAACAGGGGAGGTCGAGCTGCCGCGGACATCGATTGTTACGGGAAAAGGCGCATCGACAACCCCCTGAACGGGCAGGCGGCGAACAGCGGTGAGGGATGGTTGCTCTTCGGCCGGATAAAATCGCCACAGCAAAAAAAGACAAACCACCAGGGCCACGGCAACCGCCAGCGGCACGACCGGAAAACGTTTCGTGACCGGAATGGTTTCGCCGGGGGGCGGCTCCTCCTGGACCGGAGAAATTTCCGCAACCGATTCCGTGCCGTTTTCCGTCGGTCCATCCGGGGAAAGCCCTTCTTCCCGCTCGAGAATTTCCTCAAGCTCAACCTCAAGCGTTTCAGCCAGCTTGAGACCGTTTTCCTTCTTGATGGTGGGATATCTTTTGTTTTCCCAGCGGGAAATGGTATCGGTGGTAACACCGACCGAGGTGGCCAGAAAAAGCTGGGTAAGCCCCTTTGTCTCCCGCAGGGTCCGCACCTTGGTGCCGTCGATTCGAACCATCGGCACCCCGCCGGTAAATTTATTCGTCTCCATTTCTTTGCTTCCTGTGATATTGCTTTTCATTTGAAAGCCCTATCATAAACAATTCCTCTCCGTCCGACACCGGATTTCTTTTTTTTTGACATTTCCAACCCCATCTCCGGTGACGGACCGGCTGGCTTCCTCCGAAACGCCACTTCACGCAACATATTGATTTTCCGCCAATGTCTACCAGACATCACCCCCTGTCCCCCCTGATTTGCCCCGATGTCCTCTATTTTTTTCAGCGAAGAAACCGTAATGTTTGACCAAAAGGAGGACGCATTCACTCGGCGTCCGGAAGCAAGGAAAATCACCGCAACACAGGAGGAACAGATGAACAATAAACAGCAGTCTCACCCGAAAAAAATTTCCGCCAAACTCTTCTGCCTGACCGGCGCAGCCGCCATCTTTCTCATGGCCCCCGTTTCCCTGCTGGCCGGGGAAACACCATCCCTGCAGGAAAAAGTCAACATCAACATCCAGCAGGCATGCCCGTCGATTGCCGGACTGGCCGCCGACAACAAAGAGGTCAAGGAGTTCACCCATGCGCTCCATGCGGAAAAATACCTGAAAGGCAAAAGCGGTTTTTCCGCCATCCCCTACACCGATGATTTCACCTGCGCGGCCTGTCATCAGGGCGCCAAGACCGCCGAGGAAATTAGCGGCGCGGACAAATGCGAACGCTTGACCGCTTCAATCGGCGCGGGCGGCGGTGCGGCGGAATACAAGAAGCAGATGCATGCCGTCTGCATGGATTGCCACAAGAATATGGCCAAGGCCGGTGAGAAAAGCGGCCCGAGCAAATGCAATGAATGTCATGGAAAATAACGGAACAGTTTCAGGATAAAAGGCCGTCACCCAAGACACAACAACCATTAAACACAAGGAGAAACATCATGAAAAAGACAACAAGTATCCTTCTCGCCATCGCATTCGTCGTGACCTCAGCCGGAGCGCTGCAAGCGGCAAGCGGCAAATGTACCGTCACCGCCGTTGAAGGCACCAAGGTGATTCTGGACTGCGGCAGCCAGGCCGCTGAATTCCCGGTGGGAACGGAAGTGAAGATCAAAGGCGCAAAGGGAAAGGCAATCGAAGGTTGCTAAGCGGCGTCTCCTTCATGCCGGCCATTCCCCTTTCTGGAATCCGGCATGAAGGCGCCGTGAAGGCAACACTCGCATGAAAACGGCTCACCCGCCATCCGCGGGGGCGTCATTCTTGACGGCGGGATCCGGAGAGAGGGGGCAATCGTCATCCCTCTCCGGATCAGGCGGGATGATTGTCATCAAAAAATTACAATCCCGGCAGCGAAATTTTTTGCTGCCGGGATCGACTTTTTCAGGGGGGAAGGAATAGCGCTTACCGCATTCCTCACAAAAAACAAGCATCTTTCCAAACTCCCGCCGATTATTCTTTTCCCATCATCTGCATAAGCTCTTCCCGAAGCCTGTCAACTTCGCGGCGGACAATATCCGTCACCGCCGCCTCCATGGCCGCGGACAACTCCGCCTGTTCCGCCGCCGCCACAACAACGGATGGCGGTGAGGCAACCTGTTGTTGCGTCTCATGCAAGGCGCTCACCACCAACTCATTCCAGGCGATATAGTCGGCCGTTGCCTCCAGATGGGCTGAGAGCAGTGTCTTCTGCGGCTTCATGGTAAACAGCGAATGGTTCAGCCGGTCATAATTTTTCTGCAACAGGCGGCAGGACTGATCCGCCAGGACATCCGGACTGCGTTGCAGATGGCGGCCGACCGCGGCAATGAATTCGAGAAAGAGATGCATGGAGGAATGACCAGGGAAAGCCCCCTGCAACCTCCCCACCTCATCCGCCAGATCCTGCAGACCGTTCGGACTTGCGCCGTAAGCGATCTGCTGAATGATGCGCCCCAGCTTATCAGCCCGAACCTCCTCGTCCCCGGCTTCCGGAACAACGGCTTCTCCGGTCGTGAGATCAATCGGTTCCTCTTTCTTTTCAGGCTCGATCTGCCCGATATCCACCTCAACGGTTTCTTCCGCCACCGCCTTTACCGCAGGAGCGGCAGAAACCTCTTCCACGGTTGCGCCGATTTCATCGTCGGCAAAAAAATCATCAAGCAGGCTGTCCGCCTCGGGAAAGACCTCGTCATCGACCCTGTCCAGCCGGATTTCCTTGGCATCCGCGCCCTGAACGGCCGAGGGCATGGGCGGCATGGGCGGAGGGGCTGCTTGACGGTCACCTTCAACCATCCCCTGAAACAGGGTGTTAAACGCTCCATCAACAGCCGTATCTTCCTTTTGATCCATCAGGGTGCGCATGGTGGTGCCGCCCCCGCCCTGGACGGTTGTCTCAGGTGCCGCTTCAGGCGGCGGAGTCGGCGCCGGCGGTTGTCCTTTACGCGGCCGGGAAATTCCTTCCTTCAAGGCATTGTATTTTGCCACCTCGCCGCGCACCAGGGCAACCTTGAGGGCAGCAGTCAAATCCGGATCGATCACCACCTTTTCCAGGGTGGCGAAAACCGAGTGCAGCAACTTGATGGCATCCTGATGGGCCCGTTCCCGCGCCTTCTTGATATACTGACCCAGGGTGCCGATCACCTGCAGGCAGACAAGCAGAGGTTTCTGTCCGACCCAGCGCTCCTGCAGCGGCTTTATCGCCTGGGCCAGATTATCCATGGCCTCATCGGTAATTTCCCATTCAATCGCCAGGATAGCCGCCTTCAGCTCTTTAATTGTCTCCGCATTGTCAGTCATTCTCGCCTCCTATTGCAGCTCCTTACGGAAGGAAATCAAGGTCATGGAAATAATTTTCTTCAAGGTGTCCACAACGTTTTCTCCGGTTACCGCGCTTGCCACAAACGAAGGCACCTTCAACTCCCGGTTGAGATCGCTCTCCATTTCTTCAACGGTCAGAAGCGGCACCTGGCCTTTCAGGTCGATCTTGTTATATTGCAACACCAGCGGAATCTTGAAGACATCCTTGTTATGGCTCAACAGATTTTCCTTCATCTGCTCCAGAGACTTGATATTGCTGTCCCGTCTCTCCTGCTGCAGATCAGCAACGAAAACAATACCGTCAACCCCTTTCAGAACCAGTTTGCGGGTGGCATTGTACTTGACCTGACCGGGAACCGTGTACAGCTGAATTTTGATATCAAAACCATGAATCTTGCCGATATCAACCGGCAGGAAATCAAAAAACAGGGTCCGATCCCCGTGGGTTTTGATGCTGACCATTTCGGTTTTGATGCGCTGTTTGTATTTCTTGTTGATATAGTCGAGGTTGGTGGTTTTTCCACCCCGGCCAGGTCCGTAATAAACGATCTTGATCTGGACTTCTTTTTTCTTTACGTTTATGAATCCCACAGGTTACCTCACGCTCTCATCTTTCCCAGATTAATTTTATCTTATCGATAACATCCGTCGTTTTCAGTCGCAAAAAACCAAGAGAAACGTCCTGGCCGAAAATGCAGATCAACAGAATTTCTTCATTGACCTTGCTGAAATGGATGCTTTCCTTTTCACCCCGGTGAAAATGAAGAGAAAACTGCTGTTCGCCGACCAGTTTGGCCATGGCGTCAACCGCGGCAAAATTGCCGGCAGCCAGGGCGGCAAACGAGGTCACATCATAGCTCGTTTGCCCGTCGTTTAATTCGGCGATGGTATTGCCTGCCGTGTCTATGAGAATGGCACAATGCACCCCGATAGCTATCAGGTCTTCCTTCAAAATCGCTTCAATCTTCTCCAACTGCTTCTCAGAAACATTGTACATTGATTTTTCCTTTCCGCTGATCGCTCGTTATTGACATACTCTTTTTTTATCATGCACAAAGACAGGGAAAAATGTCGAGCACAATTTGCGCTCTCAGACACGAGGTGTGGCCATCCGGGCACGAGCAGCTTTCCGCCGACCGGCGGATCAGCTCACAGGCTTATCTGCAATATTCATTCCCAAAACACAACGACATTCAACAACCGGACGCCTTCCGCCGAAGGCCATTCGCCCCGGGCGGCGCGCCGAACATACCGCAGTGCAATATCCGAAATGCAGCCCAAAAAAGGCAACTGCTTCGAATCCCGGCTAAAAACAATTAACATGCCGCCAAATAGTTTTCAAACAAACGTTTCCAATCGAGGTTTTAACGAAGAAAAACGTGAACGAGCGGGAACCTATAAAAGTTTCACGGGCTTCACCCGATTGTCAATATTTTCCGGAGAAATGTAGCTGATGGTATTCAGATTGCCGGCAACAGCGGCGATGACCTCCTCATCGCCATCAACAAAAAGAGGCAGGATGCTTCTGCCTGAAAAAAGCATCTTCTTCCAGTATGCCAACAGCTGGTTCGGCGACTTCTGCAACATGCTCCGGGTGAAAGATTCATGAACGCGGGAGTTATTGTTGACGACGATGGTGACGACCGTCCCATTTTCCCATTGCCGTTGCTTCCCGAGAAAAATACGTTTGACCGCGTCCGAGGTCAGGGCGCTGGTCGAACTGTCCTTGTCAACCACCAGCACAAAATCATTGCCGTGGGCCGGCGCAAAAAACGCCGCCACGGCAAGCAGCAGAAAAATGAGGGTCGACACCTTGACAACGGACACGATTGAAACCCCTTCAGAAAGTCCAGGAAAGCTTTGCGGCAAAATAATTCCAAAACCGTTCCGGCCCTTCGTCATTATACATATTGAGCATCATGGCCGTGCCGTCAATCCAATGGAACTCCGCCTTGGCCGTCAGCGAGGGGTGAAGGTCCCAGCGAAGGCCGAGAGCGAAATCCTTGCGCCAGGCGGCATGGGAAGGCGCCTGGGGAAATGCTGCCCCCTTCTTGTCATGCTTGAGACGATAGAATTCATCATAGAGGGCGGAAAATGTCCAGTCATCAAAAGGGCTGTAGCACACCATCACATACCATGCCTGCGAAGGGCCATCCAGGGTGACATTGTCATACATGGTGGATTTCCGGTCATTTTCTCCGTACTCGGCGGCCAGCAGCCAATTCCTCAGGGAATACTCGGCCGAAAAAACGAACTCGCCGTCAATCGTATTGACTCCCGCCGCTTCGGATGCATGATTGACGTATGTTTTCATGATCGAATGCAGCCAGCTTGCCCCAAGGCGCAAGCCGCTCCCGCTGCTGTTGAAAACCAGCGCCCCGCCGTACAGTTCGTCGCTTTCCCGTTTCGAGGAATGAGAGACAAGCGGGATATCCGGATTGCGATTCGCCACCGGCAGGCTGCTGTTTCTTTCAATCAACGACTGAACCGACTGCTCCGCACTCTCGGCCAGAACACTGCTGCCGGGAAAATCCGTTTTTCCGACAAAGAAATGGTAATCAAAATCGCCGATCGATCCTGTCTCGATATTGCCGTGCAGGCCGCCTCCCACATAGGCAAGATAAATATCGCGCCGTGTTTCGTCATAAATGCTCTGAGGCAGCAAGACCATCGGCTGGAGAAAATCGGAGTCCCGGCCTTCATTATAAAACCCCATGGGCATTTTGACCTTGCCGAGCAGAATGCCCAGCTCGTCCCAGGGACGGTAGTCAGCCACCGCCCAATCCAGAATCACCTTGTCTTCACTGTAGTTCCCCAGGTTGCGGTAGAAAACCTGCGACCCCAAACGCAGCTCTTCCATCGGGACCCAGTTGACATTCAGGGCGAGATCGGTGAATTCCAGGGTGCCGGAGCGGCTGCCGGCAAGAAAATTATTGGAAGAGCTGTCCAGATACCCCTGGGAGACAAATCCATGCACCTGGACCGACCGGCCGAGATCCACGGCATTCCCGGAAAAAGGCCGGCAAAAAACAAACAGGAGCAGAAAAAAAAGAACACGAAACACCATTGATCGGACATCATGCCCGCTCAAGGCGGCGAAACCGCCAAGGCGGGTCGCAACAAACACCGTGGGACCGCCCAAGTCCCTTTGCAAGTAAAACACGAAATAATCTCCCCTTTTCACCCAAAGAGTTAAAACGTCCTTTTGTCTTTCGTCAAGCGAAAGAAAACAAAAGAAGATTCAGCAAAGAGGAGTGCAACAACAAGACGTTACACGCCGCTCCATTCATCATTTTCCGTTTTTTTCATTTCACCCCATCCCTTCCCAAGCGGGCGCCGAAGAGGGCTTTTTTCGCAGAGCCGGGGGAGCATCAACCCGGCGGGCTGTAACATTACCAGGTAACAACCTGTTGTCACAAGCAGAAAGGCGGGCATGAATTTTCTTTATCGCCGCCGCAAAACCGCATCAAGCAACATACCGGAATCACGCCATTATCAAACCATTTTCTTTTCCAATCCGTGACATGGCACCCCTTTTGCTCAAGAGGAAATTATTTGCCGCGCGTTACGCGGAAAAACTCATGCTGTTCCAGCACAGCCCAGGAAGAGGAATTCACATGCCCGTCACCATCAGAAACATTATGGAGCGACCGGTTATGCTCCGGCTCAACAGCGGACTGACCTGTTATCTTGCCCCCGGCGCAACATCAGCTGAAATTATCGACACGGAGGTCGTGCATAACGAAAAACTTCTCAGAATGGCCATGCGGGGCATCATCACCCTCATCGATGGCACAAAACAGGTCAAAACCGCGCCAAGCAGACAAACAAAAAACAAAAGCCAGAAAACAAAAAAAGCAAATCCTTAATTGACAAGGAGGCAGAGCATGGCCGTTTTAACGTATCCCGGTGTGTATGTGGAAGAAATTTCCAGCGGCGTCAAACCGATCGAGGCAGCCGGAACATCCACGGCGGC includes the following:
- a CDS encoding gliding motility protein, coding for MGFINVKKKEVQIKIVYYGPGRGGKTTNLDYINKKYKQRIKTEMVSIKTHGDRTLFFDFLPVDIGKIHGFDIKIQLYTVPGQVKYNATRKLVLKGVDGIVFVADLQQERRDSNIKSLEQMKENLLSHNKDVFKIPLVLQYNKIDLKGQVPLLTVEEMESDLNRELKVPSFVASAVTGENVVDTLKKIISMTLISFRKELQ
- a CDS encoding gliding motility protein, producing the protein MYNVSEKQLEKIEAILKEDLIAIGVHCAILIDTAGNTIAELNDGQTSYDVTSFAALAAGNFAAVDAMAKLVGEQQFSLHFHRGEKESIHFSKVNEEILLICIFGQDVSLGFLRLKTTDVIDKIKLIWER